Part of the uncultured Desulfobacter sp. genome, ATGCGCGTGGCAAGGTCTAAAAGTTCCATGCACACCGCAGCGCCGGTTCCCTCTCCAAGACGGAATTTCAAGTCGATCAAAGGTTCAAGCCCCATGCGCTCATGCATAAATTTATGACCGATTTCCACGGATTTGTGGGAGGCGAACAAATAATTTTTTGCTGCAGGCGCCAGTTCACAGGCAATCAGGGCGCCCGCCGTGGAGATCAGGCCGTCGCAGACCACGGGAATCCCCTGGGCGGCAGCACCGATTACCAGCCCTGCAAGTCCGCCGATTTCAAGTCCTCCTACCTTGGCCAGCACATCAAGGGGATCCTTGGGATCGGGCTTGTTAACGTCCAGTCCCTTTTGAATTGCAGCCACCTTTTGGGCAAGGCCTTTATCATCAACCCCTGAGCCCCGGCCGGTCAGGCTCTCCACGGACAATCCTGAAAATGCCGCAATGATGGCAGTGGACGGGGTGGTATTGCCAATCCCCATATCCCCGGTGCCCAGCAGGTCCACCGGGGCGTCGGCATGCAGTTCATTGACGATTTCAATGCCGGCTTCAATGGATTTGACCGCCTCTTCCCGGGTCATGGCAGGCCCCTTGGCAAAATTGTCGGTGCCGTACCTTACTTTTTTATGAAATATGGGAAGGTCCGGGTCAAAATCGTAATTCACACCGATATCCGCCGCCTTCACCCGGGCCCCGGCATGTTTACCCATGACGTTGACGGATGCACCGCCCCCGACGAAAT contains:
- the cobT gene encoding nicotinate-nucleotide--dimethylbenzimidazole phosphoribosyltransferase, with protein sequence MSLLEQTISSIKPELDQKALAKARQRLLDQAKPPGSLGLLEEVGARLAAIKGTIDVRLTNKYIITCAGDHGVVEEGVSAFPAEVTPQMVFNFVGGGASVNVMGKHAGARVKAADIGVNYDFDPDLPIFHKKVRYGTDNFAKGPAMTREEAVKSIEAGIEIVNELHADAPVDLLGTGDMGIGNTTPSTAIIAAFSGLSVESLTGRGSGVDDKGLAQKVAAIQKGLDVNKPDPKDPLDVLAKVGGLEIGGLAGLVIGAAAQGIPVVCDGLISTAGALIACELAPAAKNYLFASHKSVEIGHKFMHERMGLEPLIDLKFRLGEGTGAAVCMELLDLATRILADIKTFEEVGVTKNN